A single Pseudomonas sp. DC1.2 DNA region contains:
- a CDS encoding response regulator: MANILIVEDNAANMRLACLLLTNAGHSVLCATDAETGLTLARERKPELILMDIQLPGMDGLAATSLLKQDAQTAAIPVIALTAMAMKEDEEKTRLAGCNAYIIKPLRYKELYRVIDTLLENNLPQQPLI, encoded by the coding sequence GTGGCTAACATCCTGATTGTTGAAGATAACGCCGCCAACATGCGATTGGCCTGCTTGCTGCTAACCAATGCGGGTCACAGCGTGCTGTGTGCGACAGACGCAGAAACGGGTTTGACCCTGGCGCGTGAGCGTAAGCCTGAACTGATCCTGATGGATATTCAGTTACCGGGAATGGATGGGCTGGCCGCGACCTCGTTGCTCAAGCAGGACGCTCAGACGGCCGCTATCCCGGTGATCGCATTGACTGCCATGGCCATGAAAGAAGACGAGGAAAAAACTCGCCTGGCCGGCTGTAATGCCTACATCATCAAGCCCCTGCGCTACAAAGAACTGTATCGGGTGATTGATACGTTGCTGGAAAACAACCTGCCTCAACAGCCTCTTATTTGA
- a CDS encoding EAL domain-containing protein, with protein MSNTPATLLIVDDEVHVRKLLEVLLQNQGYTTLTASSGEEALAMVEQQPPDLILLDIMMPGMDGYEVARQLKASKNTLNIPIIMLSALGEHSARLSGLEAGAEDFLSKPVESAELWLRVRNLLRLKVFGDYLKSHSLMLEEQLQQRTIDLERFRSAMDASGDAIFLINRGTMKLIEFNRTACKVMGYTPDELLRKNPADLGDTSLEQLEVLYDQIIAGRGPSEPTETRILCKNGSYVPVEVHRQAYKTGDDWIIVGIVRDITHRKESDQRMLKMAHYDSLTGLPNRNLFYTTLQMGLTQASLSGWQLAVVTVDMDDFKNVNETWGHLMGDQMLAELGQRLSNCLNVTDTLGRMDGDEFAMILMIREGQADTLKMVERIREVLRAPFQLGSQVTSMTASIGIALYPGDGDEAVSLIKHANTAMNRAKKVGRDTYRFYTAQMNVEVSAQLDMETALHEAVQQQAFELFYQPKICLESGRICGLEALLRWQRPGQPNISPAVFVPILENLGLITQVGRWVIARVCRQIGEWQRAGVGSFEVAVNVSGDQMIEGDLLADIQQALSDHQVDPQWLEVELTESSLMENTSHTISRLQALRELGVKISIDDFGTGYSSLAYLRRFPIDKLKIDIAFIREVTSNPQDAAIARTIIELAHSLNLHVIAEGVETLEQLAFLRENGCDQVQGYFFSKPLPVGELEVLLREQRRFTL; from the coding sequence ATGTCCAATACGCCCGCCACACTGTTGATCGTCGATGATGAAGTCCATGTCCGCAAACTGCTGGAAGTGTTGTTGCAAAACCAGGGGTATACGACGCTGACCGCCAGTTCTGGCGAGGAGGCGCTGGCCATGGTCGAACAACAACCGCCTGACCTGATTCTGCTCGACATTATGATGCCGGGCATGGATGGCTACGAAGTCGCCCGCCAGCTCAAAGCCAGTAAAAACACACTCAATATCCCCATCATCATGCTGTCGGCGTTGGGCGAGCACAGTGCGCGTCTCTCTGGCCTGGAAGCGGGCGCTGAGGACTTCCTCAGCAAACCGGTGGAAAGCGCTGAGCTATGGTTGCGGGTGCGTAACCTTTTGAGGCTCAAGGTCTTTGGCGATTACTTGAAAAGCCACAGCCTGATGCTTGAGGAGCAATTGCAGCAGCGCACCATCGATCTGGAGCGCTTCCGCTCAGCGATGGACGCCTCGGGCGACGCGATTTTTCTAATCAACCGCGGCACCATGAAGTTGATCGAGTTCAACAGAACCGCGTGCAAGGTGATGGGCTACACCCCTGATGAACTGCTGCGCAAAAATCCTGCCGATTTGGGCGATACCTCCCTCGAACAACTGGAGGTCCTCTACGATCAAATCATCGCCGGCCGGGGGCCCAGCGAGCCGACTGAAACGCGCATCCTTTGCAAAAACGGTAGCTATGTTCCGGTGGAGGTTCACCGTCAAGCTTACAAGACCGGCGATGACTGGATCATTGTCGGCATCGTGCGCGACATCACTCATCGCAAGGAGTCCGATCAGCGCATGCTGAAAATGGCCCATTACGACTCGTTGACGGGCCTGCCCAATCGAAACCTGTTTTACACCACCTTGCAAATGGGCCTGACTCAAGCATCGCTGAGCGGATGGCAGTTGGCGGTGGTCACGGTTGACATGGATGATTTCAAAAACGTCAACGAAACCTGGGGCCATTTGATGGGGGACCAGATGTTGGCCGAACTCGGTCAACGTCTGTCCAATTGCCTCAACGTCACTGACACGCTGGGGCGCATGGACGGTGACGAGTTTGCGATGATTCTGATGATTCGCGAGGGGCAGGCGGACACCTTGAAAATGGTCGAGCGCATTCGTGAGGTGTTGCGTGCGCCTTTCCAACTGGGTAGTCAGGTGACCTCGATGACCGCCAGTATCGGAATTGCGCTTTACCCAGGCGATGGTGACGAGGCCGTCAGTTTGATCAAACACGCCAACACCGCGATGAACCGCGCGAAGAAGGTTGGCAGAGACACTTATCGTTTCTACACCGCACAAATGAACGTTGAAGTTTCGGCGCAGCTCGATATGGAAACGGCCTTGCACGAAGCGGTGCAACAGCAGGCGTTCGAGTTGTTCTATCAGCCCAAGATCTGTCTGGAAAGCGGCCGTATTTGCGGGCTTGAGGCGCTATTGCGCTGGCAGAGACCAGGGCAACCCAATATCTCGCCAGCGGTGTTTGTGCCGATTCTGGAAAACCTTGGGCTGATTACTCAGGTTGGGCGCTGGGTGATTGCGCGCGTGTGTCGTCAAATTGGCGAGTGGCAACGTGCGGGGGTGGGCTCATTTGAAGTTGCGGTAAACGTTTCCGGTGATCAGATGATCGAGGGCGATCTGCTCGCCGATATCCAACAGGCGCTCAGCGACCATCAGGTTGATCCGCAATGGCTCGAAGTCGAGTTGACGGAAAGCTCCCTGATGGAAAATACCTCACACACTATTTCCCGCCTGCAAGCGCTCCGGGAACTGGGAGTCAAAATCTCGATTGACGACTTCGGCACGGGTTACTCAAGCCTTGCCTACCTGCGTCGGTTCCCTATCGACAAGCTGAAAATTGACATCGCGTTCATCCGCGAAGTGACCAGCAACCCGCAGGACGCAGCCATCGCCCGAACGATTATTGAGTTGGCGCACAGCCTTAACCTGCACGTGATTGCCGAGGGGGTTGAAACGCTTGAGCAGTTGGCATTTCTCAGAGAAAACGGTTGTGATCAGGTGCAAGGCTATTTTTTTAGCAAGCCACTGCCGGTAGGTGAGTTGGAGGTGCTGTTGCGTGAGCAGCGGCGTTTCACGTTATAG